The following are from one region of the Staphylococcus argenteus genome:
- a CDS encoding TIGR01212 family radical SAM protein (This family includes YhcC from E. coli K-12, an uncharacterized radical SAM protein.) has protein sequence MGNHFQYAFENKRYHTWNYHLKNKFGQKIFKVALDGGFDCPNRDGTVAHGGCTFCSAAGSGDFAGNRADSIAVQFKEIKEKMHEKWHEGKYIAYFQAFTNTHAPVEVLKEKFEPVLKEPGVVGLSIGTRPDCLPDDVVEYLADLNKRTYLWVELGLQTIHQSTSDLINRAHDMQTYYDGVAKLRKHNINVCTHIINGLPGEDYEMMMATAKEVAQMDVQGIKIHLLHLLKETPMVKQYDKGLLTFMTQEEYTNLVVDQLEVIPPEMIVHRITGDGPIDIMVGPMWSVNKWEVLNGIDAELARRNSHQGLHYKSKVNQ, from the coding sequence ATGGGCAATCATTTCCAATATGCATTTGAAAACAAACGCTATCACACATGGAATTACCATTTGAAAAATAAATTCGGGCAAAAAATATTTAAAGTTGCATTGGATGGCGGTTTTGACTGTCCAAACCGTGACGGTACTGTCGCACATGGTGGATGTACATTCTGTTCTGCAGCTGGCAGTGGAGACTTTGCAGGCAATAGAGCAGATTCAATTGCAGTACAATTTAAAGAAATTAAAGAAAAAATGCATGAAAAATGGCATGAAGGAAAGTATATCGCTTATTTTCAGGCTTTTACAAATACACATGCACCTGTAGAAGTGTTAAAAGAAAAATTTGAACCTGTACTTAAAGAACCTGGTGTTGTAGGTTTATCAATTGGGACACGTCCAGATTGTTTACCTGATGACGTAGTAGAATATTTGGCTGACTTAAATAAGAGAACATATTTATGGGTTGAATTAGGTTTGCAAACCATCCATCAATCTACATCTGATTTAATTAATCGCGCTCATGATATGCAAACATATTATGATGGCGTTGCAAAATTACGTAAACATAACATCAATGTTTGTACCCATATTATTAATGGCTTACCGGGTGAAGACTATGAAATGATGATGGCAACTGCTAAAGAAGTTGCACAAATGGACGTGCAAGGTATTAAAATTCACTTATTACATTTATTAAAAGAAACTCCAATGGTTAAGCAATATGATAAAGGTTTATTAACTTTTATGACTCAAGAAGAATATACAAACCTTGTTGTAGATCAATTAGAAGTGATACCTCCTGAAATGATTGTTCACAGAATTACTGGAGATGGTCCAATCGACATTATGGTAGGTCCTATGTGGAGTGTAAATAAATGGGAAGTGTTAAATGGTATTGACGCTGAGTTGGCACGCAGAAATTCTCATCAAGGATTACATTACAAGTCAAAGGTGAACCAATGA
- a CDS encoding MDR family MFS transporter, producing the protein MNIPKSVWWLVIGMALNITGSSFLWPLNTIYMKQELGKSLTVAGLVLMINSFGMVIGNLLGGSLFDKLGGYKTILIGTFTCLCSTTLLNFFHGWPWYAVWLVMLGFGGGMIIPAIYAMAGAVWPNGGRQTFNAIYLAQNIGVAVGAAMGGFVAEFSFNYIFLANLIMYIVFALVAVTQFNIEVKAKVKYPTHLDITGKKNKARFISLVLICAMFAICWVAYIQWESTIASFTQSINISMAQYSVLWTINGIMILVAQPLIKPILYLLKGNLKKQMFVGIVIFMLSFFVTSFAENFTIFVVGMIVLTFGEMFVWPAVPTIANQLAPDGKQGQYQGFVNSAATVGKAFGPFLGGVLVDAFNMRMMFIGMMILLVFALVLLMIFKENNEQVKKIDA; encoded by the coding sequence ATGAATATACCTAAATCGGTCTGGTGGCTAGTAATTGGCATGGCATTAAATATTACTGGTTCCAGTTTTTTGTGGCCTTTAAATACTATTTATATGAAACAAGAACTTGGAAAAAGTTTAACAGTTGCTGGTTTAGTCCTAATGATCAATTCATTTGGCATGGTTATTGGTAACTTATTAGGTGGTTCACTATTCGATAAATTAGGTGGATACAAAACGATATTAATAGGTACTTTCACATGTCTTTGTAGCACAACACTACTGAATTTCTTTCATGGATGGCCGTGGTATGCTGTGTGGCTAGTAATGCTTGGATTTGGCGGGGGCATGATTATTCCAGCTATTTATGCCATGGCAGGTGCAGTTTGGCCTAATGGCGGTAGACAAACATTTAATGCCATTTATTTAGCACAAAATATTGGTGTAGCTGTAGGTGCAGCAATGGGTGGGTTTGTTGCAGAATTTAGCTTTAACTATATTTTTCTAGCTAATCTTATTATGTATATTGTATTCGCGCTAGTAGCCGTTACGCAATTTAATATCGAAGTTAAAGCAAAAGTTAAATATCCAACCCATTTAGATATTACGGGTAAAAAGAATAAAGCAAGATTTATTTCATTAGTACTAATTTGTGCAATGTTTGCAATTTGTTGGGTTGCGTATATTCAATGGGAGTCTACAATCGCATCATTTACACAATCTATTAATATTTCAATGGCACAATATAGTGTTTTATGGACGATAAATGGAATTATGATTTTAGTTGCACAGCCATTAATCAAGCCAATTTTATATTTGTTAAAAGGAAATTTAAAGAAACAAATGTTTGTTGGTATTGTCATTTTTATGCTGTCATTTTTTGTTACTAGTTTTGCTGAAAACTTTACTATATTTGTTGTAGGAATGATTGTTTTAACCTTTGGAGAAATGTTTGTATGGCCAGCTGTACCAACAATTGCAAATCAATTAGCGCCAGATGGCAAACAAGGACAATATCAAGGTTTTGTAAACTCAGCAGCCACAGTAGGAAAAGCCTTCGGACCATTTCTTGGTGGTGTGTTAGTTGATGCATTCAATATGCGTATGATGTTTATTGGCATGATGATATTACTAGTCTTTGCATTGGTCTTGTTAATGATTTTTAAGGAAAACAATGAGCAAGTTAAAAAAATAGATGCATAA